In Pristis pectinata isolate sPriPec2 chromosome 19, sPriPec2.1.pri, whole genome shotgun sequence, the following proteins share a genomic window:
- the tymp gene encoding thymidine phosphorylase isoform X1, with the protein MYTSQAHINIPEMIRKKRDKQSLSAEEIHYFVQGVTKQTIQDCQIGAMLMAIRLQGMTQEEAVNLTQEMKTSGVVLEWPKEWSSIIVDKHSTGGVGDKVSLVLVPALAACGCKVPMISGRGLGHTGGTLDKLESIPGFNINKSPEEVKQILATVGCCIVGQTPDLVPADKKLYTIRDITSTVDSLPLIAGSILSKKGAESLAALILDVKFGEGALYKDINGARELAQYLVYVGNRLGIQTAAVLSKMDNPIGRCIGNSLEVIESIECLKGKGPKDLEELVTCLGGHLLHMCEKAGSFKAGEEDIKDMLQNGCALGKFQAMLVAQGVTADLAKALCRGEEVLRHTVKQEELKAAAGGVVQAIHSLPLAKVLHELGAGCTQSDQPVNWSVGIELLKTVGDHVNKGDPWIRIHFEDPSLSESQKALLQHSLVIGEKVETGPLVTEIIQVQSQGEKRHNCPA; encoded by the exons ATGTACACCAGCCAAGCACATATTAATATCCCAGAAATGATTCGGAAGAAGCGAGACAAGCAGTCTTTGAGTGCAGAAGAAATACATTATTTTGTTCAAGGTGTAACAAAGCAGACCATCCAGGACTGCCAGATTG GTGCCATGCTAATGGCAATTCGCCTGCAGGggatgacacaggaggaggcagTGAACTTGACCCAAGAGATGAAAACCTCTGGGGTTGTCCTCGAATGGCCAAAGGAGTGGTCTAGTATCATAGTTGACAAGCATTCCACAGGAGGAGTCGGCGACAAGGTCAGCCTTGTTCTGGTACCAGCTTTGGCTGCCTGTGGCTGCAAG GTTCCGATGATTAGTGGCAGGGGATTGGGACACACCGGAGGCACACTGGACAAACTGGAATCTATCCCGGGATTCAACATTAACAAGAGCCCAGAAGAG GTGAAGCAGATCTTGGCTACAGTTGGATGTTGCATTGTTGGGCAAACACCGGATTTGGTCCCTGCCGATAAGAAGTTGTACACTATCAGGGATATAACATCGACCGTGGACAGTCTGCCACTAATAGCAG GTTCCATATTATCGAAGAAAGGAGCTGAGTCCCTGGCTGCTCTCATACTGGATGTGAAATTTGGAGAAGGAGCTTTGTACAAGGACATCAATGGAGCCAGAGAGCTAGCACAATACTTG GTATATGTTGGAAATCGCTTAGGCATTCAGACAGCTGCTGTTCTCTCCAAGATGGACAATCCCATTGGCAGATGTATCGGGAATTCACTGGAAGTCATCGAGTCCATTGAGTGCCTGAAAGGCAAGGGGCCCAAGGACTTGGAGGAGCTTGTCACCTGCTTAG GAGGCCACCTACTTCATATGTGTGAGAAGGCTGGAAGCTTTAAGGCTGGGGAGGAGGATATTAAGGATATGTTGCAGAATGGCTGTGCTCTGGGCAAGTTCCAAGCCATGCTGGTGGCACAGGGAGTGACTGCTGACTTAGCCAAGGCTTTGTGCCGGGGGGAAGAGGTGCTGAGGCATACAGTCAAACAGGAAGAACTGAAGGCTGCAGCAGGAG GGGTAGTGCAGGCAATCCACTCCTTGCCATTAGCCAAGGTACTGCATGAGCTAGGAGCAGGCTGCACCCAATCCGATCAACCAGTCAACTGGAGTGTTGGAATAGAACTCCTGAAAACTGTGGGCGACCATGTTAACAAAG GAGATCCTTGGATTAGGATCCATTTTGAAGATCCTTCCCTCAGTGAAAGCCAGAAAGCTCTTCTCCAGCACTCACTGGTCATTGGGGAAAAGGTGGAAACTGGTCCCTTGGTTACTGAAATCATCCAGGTCCAGTCACAGGGTGAGAAAAGGCACAATTGCCCAGCTTAG
- the tymp gene encoding thymidine phosphorylase isoform X2 produces the protein MLMAIRLQGMTQEEAVNLTQEMKTSGVVLEWPKEWSSIIVDKHSTGGVGDKVSLVLVPALAACGCKVPMISGRGLGHTGGTLDKLESIPGFNINKSPEEVKQILATVGCCIVGQTPDLVPADKKLYTIRDITSTVDSLPLIAGSILSKKGAESLAALILDVKFGEGALYKDINGARELAQYLVYVGNRLGIQTAAVLSKMDNPIGRCIGNSLEVIESIECLKGKGPKDLEELVTCLGGHLLHMCEKAGSFKAGEEDIKDMLQNGCALGKFQAMLVAQGVTADLAKALCRGEEVLRHTVKQEELKAAAGGVVQAIHSLPLAKVLHELGAGCTQSDQPVNWSVGIELLKTVGDHVNKGDPWIRIHFEDPSLSESQKALLQHSLVIGEKVETGPLVTEIIQVQSQGEKRHNCPA, from the exons ATGCTAATGGCAATTCGCCTGCAGGggatgacacaggaggaggcagTGAACTTGACCCAAGAGATGAAAACCTCTGGGGTTGTCCTCGAATGGCCAAAGGAGTGGTCTAGTATCATAGTTGACAAGCATTCCACAGGAGGAGTCGGCGACAAGGTCAGCCTTGTTCTGGTACCAGCTTTGGCTGCCTGTGGCTGCAAG GTTCCGATGATTAGTGGCAGGGGATTGGGACACACCGGAGGCACACTGGACAAACTGGAATCTATCCCGGGATTCAACATTAACAAGAGCCCAGAAGAG GTGAAGCAGATCTTGGCTACAGTTGGATGTTGCATTGTTGGGCAAACACCGGATTTGGTCCCTGCCGATAAGAAGTTGTACACTATCAGGGATATAACATCGACCGTGGACAGTCTGCCACTAATAGCAG GTTCCATATTATCGAAGAAAGGAGCTGAGTCCCTGGCTGCTCTCATACTGGATGTGAAATTTGGAGAAGGAGCTTTGTACAAGGACATCAATGGAGCCAGAGAGCTAGCACAATACTTG GTATATGTTGGAAATCGCTTAGGCATTCAGACAGCTGCTGTTCTCTCCAAGATGGACAATCCCATTGGCAGATGTATCGGGAATTCACTGGAAGTCATCGAGTCCATTGAGTGCCTGAAAGGCAAGGGGCCCAAGGACTTGGAGGAGCTTGTCACCTGCTTAG GAGGCCACCTACTTCATATGTGTGAGAAGGCTGGAAGCTTTAAGGCTGGGGAGGAGGATATTAAGGATATGTTGCAGAATGGCTGTGCTCTGGGCAAGTTCCAAGCCATGCTGGTGGCACAGGGAGTGACTGCTGACTTAGCCAAGGCTTTGTGCCGGGGGGAAGAGGTGCTGAGGCATACAGTCAAACAGGAAGAACTGAAGGCTGCAGCAGGAG GGGTAGTGCAGGCAATCCACTCCTTGCCATTAGCCAAGGTACTGCATGAGCTAGGAGCAGGCTGCACCCAATCCGATCAACCAGTCAACTGGAGTGTTGGAATAGAACTCCTGAAAACTGTGGGCGACCATGTTAACAAAG GAGATCCTTGGATTAGGATCCATTTTGAAGATCCTTCCCTCAGTGAAAGCCAGAAAGCTCTTCTCCAGCACTCACTGGTCATTGGGGAAAAGGTGGAAACTGGTCCCTTGGTTACTGAAATCATCCAGGTCCAGTCACAGGGTGAGAAAAGGCACAATTGCCCAGCTTAG